In Firmicutes bacterium ASF500, a single genomic region encodes these proteins:
- a CDS encoding IS1182 family transposase ISTte1 codes for MRYTLSEELPHFSTVSYNFRHRYTPETIEAVFQWILKEAETAGALTPAAVFIDGTHIKASANLKKKMKQEVPAAAKRYQEELLAEVNADREAHGKKPLDDEDEPPKAGGKKQDNTSKKKQARRKKAAKKQKTVTVSTTDPESGMFQKGEHKRCFAYEAHTACDKSGYVLETVVTPGNIHDSVAFDDVYDKLIQSFPEVETVVADAAYKTPHICKKVFRDGRVLSTAYKRPMTMKGGHPWWSYVYDEYYDCVICPEYHILSCRTTNRDGYREYCSDPKICAQCPTRHLCTKSKSFVKTVLRHIWKGYEELADDARYTPEYKQLYARRKETVERVFADAKEKHAISKPGGGGRYCGRLDRLVQPHL; via the coding sequence TTGCGATACACGCTGAGTGAGGAGCTGCCCCATTTTTCCACGGTGAGCTACAACTTCCGGCATCGGTACACCCCGGAAACGATAGAGGCAGTGTTTCAGTGGATATTGAAAGAGGCGGAAACAGCGGGAGCACTGACCCCAGCGGCGGTATTTATAGATGGGACACACATCAAAGCCAGCGCAAATCTGAAGAAGAAAATGAAGCAGGAAGTACCGGCAGCGGCAAAACGATACCAGGAAGAACTGCTGGCGGAAGTGAACGCGGACCGGGAGGCTCATGGAAAAAAGCCACTGGATGATGAAGATGAACCACCCAAAGCCGGAGGGAAGAAACAGGACAACACCTCAAAAAAGAAGCAGGCCCGGAGGAAGAAAGCGGCGAAAAAGCAGAAAACAGTAACGGTATCCACCACAGACCCGGAGAGTGGAATGTTCCAAAAAGGGGAGCACAAGCGGTGCTTCGCTTATGAGGCCCATACCGCCTGTGACAAGAGCGGTTACGTATTGGAAACAGTGGTCACCCCCGGAAATATCCATGACAGCGTGGCGTTTGACGATGTTTACGACAAATTGATTCAATCGTTTCCAGAGGTGGAAACAGTGGTGGCGGACGCTGCCTACAAGACCCCGCATATCTGCAAAAAGGTATTTCGAGATGGCCGGGTATTGTCTACAGCCTACAAGCGGCCCATGACGATGAAGGGCGGACATCCCTGGTGGTCTTACGTCTATGATGAATATTATGACTGCGTGATCTGCCCGGAATACCACATCCTGTCCTGCCGCACCACCAACCGGGATGGATACCGTGAATACTGCAGCGATCCGAAAATTTGCGCCCAGTGCCCCACCCGGCATTTATGTACAAAATCCAAAAGCTTCGTAAAGACTGTCCTGCGGCACATCTGGAAGGGCTATGAGGAACTGGCCGATGATGCCAGATACACCCCAGAGTACAAGCAACTCTATGCAAGGCGCAAGGAGACCGTTGAGCGAGTTTTTGCCGATGCAAAGGAAAAACACGCCATTTCTAAGCCTGGCGGTGGCGGCCGGTATTGTGGCCGGCTGGATCGTCTGGTCCAACCGCACCTTTGA
- the lpxG gene encoding UDP-2,3-diacylglucosamine pyrophosphatase LpxG yields MAGWIVWSNRTFEETFYFMNSEKVEEPVRLILLSDLHQREFGPGNERLLERVRALKPDAILIAGDVVNKTKTDWSYAVDLCKGLVEIAPVYYGMGNHENEALYGQDLNKEFLEENAALLGDSPEDFGPLLQDGQSWNALLETGAQLLQNSSVTVDIKGNTVQIGGLSTNKSSFWPHSGQFVYQFAGENPDVLKVLISHRPEPVMEYIPDYDIDLVVSGHNHGGIIRIPGSGGLVSEDGLFPTYDGGWYESGSMSLVISRGLGGHGPVPRVFNKPELIVLDID; encoded by the coding sequence GTGGCCGGCTGGATCGTCTGGTCCAACCGCACCTTTGAGGAGACATTTTACTTTATGAATAGCGAGAAGGTGGAGGAGCCGGTACGGCTGATTCTGCTGTCCGATCTGCATCAAAGGGAGTTTGGTCCCGGGAACGAGCGGCTGCTGGAACGGGTCCGGGCCCTGAAACCGGACGCGATCCTGATCGCGGGAGATGTGGTCAACAAGACCAAAACCGACTGGAGCTACGCCGTGGACCTCTGCAAGGGCCTTGTGGAGATCGCCCCGGTGTATTATGGAATGGGCAACCACGAGAACGAGGCGCTGTACGGCCAGGACCTGAACAAGGAATTTTTGGAGGAAAATGCCGCCCTTCTGGGGGACTCCCCGGAGGATTTTGGGCCGCTGCTTCAGGACGGGCAGAGCTGGAACGCGCTGCTGGAGACCGGGGCCCAGCTGCTACAAAACAGCTCGGTGACTGTGGACATTAAGGGAAACACGGTGCAGATCGGCGGGCTGTCCACCAACAAAAGCAGCTTCTGGCCCCACTCGGGGCAGTTTGTCTATCAGTTTGCCGGGGAGAATCCCGATGTGCTCAAGGTCCTCATCTCCCACAGACCGGAGCCGGTGATGGAATACATCCCGGATTACGACATTGACCTGGTGGTCTCCGGGCACAACCATGGCGGGATTATCCGCATTCCGGGGTCCGGCGGGCTGGTATCAGAGGATGGGCTGTTCCCCACCTACGACGGCGGCTGGTACGAGAGCGGCAGCATGTCCCTTGTGATCAGCCGGGGGCTGGGCGGACACGGCCCGGTGCCCAGAGTGTTCAACAAGCCGGAGCTCATCGTTTTGGATATCGACTGA
- a CDS encoding IS21 family transposase ISMac9 yields the protein MTEFTMDRLRENLEALKMKNTLEILDNYLERAVADKLNIVEVLDHIFSEEAKSKRKRAYEKQIQMSGFPIKKTLDDFDFSFQPSIDKRQIDELATMRFLENGENVVFLGPPGVGKTHLASALGLVAAQHRFSTYYINCHQLIEQLKKAHFENRLPDKLKVLAKYRMLIIDEIGYLPMDIQGANLFFQLIARRYEKTSTVFTSNKTFSQWNEVFADVTIASAILDRVLHHCTVINIKGESYRLKERKEFMRQKQQIVNTLFEQGSC from the coding sequence ATGACTGAATTTACTATGGACAGGCTGAGGGAAAACCTGGAAGCCCTTAAAATGAAAAACACCCTGGAGATTCTGGACAACTACCTGGAACGGGCGGTGGCGGACAAGCTCAACATTGTGGAGGTTTTGGATCACATTTTCTCAGAAGAAGCCAAATCCAAGCGGAAACGGGCCTATGAGAAGCAGATCCAGATGTCTGGCTTCCCCATTAAGAAGACCCTGGACGACTTCGATTTCTCTTTCCAGCCCTCCATCGATAAACGCCAAATCGATGAGTTGGCCACCATGCGCTTCCTGGAGAACGGGGAGAATGTGGTTTTCCTCGGCCCGCCAGGCGTGGGCAAGACCCATTTGGCCTCCGCCCTGGGCCTGGTGGCAGCACAGCACCGTTTCTCCACCTACTACATCAACTGCCACCAGCTTATTGAGCAGCTCAAAAAGGCCCACTTTGAGAACCGCCTGCCGGACAAGCTCAAAGTTCTGGCCAAGTACAGGATGCTCATCATTGACGAAATCGGCTATCTCCCTATGGATATCCAGGGCGCAAATCTCTTTTTCCAGCTCATTGCCAGACGGTATGAAAAAACGTCTACCGTTTTTACCTCCAACAAGACTTTCTCCCAGTGGAACGAGGTCTTTGCCGACGTCACCATCGCCTCCGCCATCCTGGATCGTGTACTGCATCACTGCACCGTTATCAACATCAAGGGTGAGTCTTACCGCCTGAAAGAACGCAAAGAATTTATGCGTCAGAAACAGCAAATCGTGAACACTCTTTTTGAGCAAGGCAGCTGCTGA
- the arnC_1 gene encoding Undecaprenyl-phosphate 4-deoxy-4-formamido-L-arabinose transferase, which translates to MKISVVIPVYRVEWYLDRCMASLVAQTYSDWEAILVDDGSPDRCPELCDAWAVRDGRVRVVHRENGGLGMARNSGIEAAAGEYLLFLDPDDYCEPELMNRLAVAAEEQGADLILGGHTLVDAKGRKRSQIPPEQRVFQGPEEMRELLIHTVGSPPEDPLDFRYSMTVCGRLYRRSVVEAGGLWFVSERRLISEDLIFNLDFLERADSAAVISDASYCYCTNSGSLSKRHRADRFEQDLTLFRAVRERLERYPEGEWRLCLDRLLISRARFDIMQEADYHDLENPAYPLLKKTEEILRTPELRDALADYPWRRLPRMQAVFTWCMKRRMPRTMLALIRLKRRFL; encoded by the coding sequence GTGAAAATCAGTGTGGTAATACCGGTGTACCGTGTGGAGTGGTACCTGGACCGGTGTATGGCCTCCCTGGTGGCCCAGACCTATTCTGACTGGGAGGCAATCCTGGTGGACGACGGCTCCCCGGACCGCTGTCCGGAGCTGTGCGACGCCTGGGCGGTCCGGGACGGGCGTGTTCGGGTGGTTCACCGGGAAAACGGCGGGCTGGGTATGGCCCGAAACAGCGGCATAGAGGCGGCCGCCGGGGAGTACCTTCTGTTTTTGGACCCGGACGACTATTGCGAGCCGGAGCTGATGAACCGCCTGGCCGTCGCCGCAGAGGAGCAGGGGGCCGACTTGATCCTGGGCGGGCACACCCTGGTGGACGCCAAAGGGAGGAAGCGCTCCCAGATACCGCCTGAACAGCGGGTGTTCCAGGGGCCGGAGGAGATGCGGGAGCTGCTGATCCACACGGTCGGCTCCCCGCCGGAGGACCCGCTGGACTTCCGCTACAGCATGACCGTCTGCGGGCGGCTGTACCGCCGGTCCGTCGTGGAGGCGGGCGGGCTCTGGTTTGTGTCGGAGCGCCGTCTGATCTCCGAGGACCTGATCTTCAACCTGGACTTTTTGGAGCGGGCGGACAGCGCGGCGGTCATCTCCGACGCCTCTTACTGCTACTGCACCAACTCCGGTTCCCTATCCAAGCGGCACCGGGCGGACCGGTTTGAACAGGACCTGACCCTCTTCCGTGCGGTGCGGGAGCGGCTGGAGCGCTATCCGGAGGGGGAGTGGCGGCTCTGCCTGGACCGTCTGCTGATCAGCCGGGCCAGGTTTGACATCATGCAGGAGGCGGACTACCACGACCTGGAGAACCCGGCCTATCCGCTTCTGAAAAAAACGGAGGAGATTCTGCGCACCCCGGAGCTTCGGGACGCGCTGGCAGATTATCCGTGGCGGAGGCTCCCGAGGATGCAGGCGGTGTTTACCTGGTGCATGAAGCGGCGGATGCCCCGGACTATGCTGGCGCTGATCCGGCTCAAGCGGCGCTTTTTGTAG